A region of Pseudomonas marginalis DNA encodes the following proteins:
- a CDS encoding TetR/AcrR family transcriptional regulator, whose translation MGNHKSGIRRVNVEKILLAAEKIFAEKGYGSTAMADIAEEVQLPRSNLHYYFTTKSELYSAVLFDLLEVWKQDALSFETFDDPRVVLSSYIRAKMQRSRTRPYGSKVWANEIIHGAPTLGEALDESLYDWAKMKEAKIRQWVEDKRILPVEPSSLLYMIWASTQHYADFDHQVKILNDHQPLSDMQFEKAIQTVTSVILRGIGLEP comes from the coding sequence ATGGGCAATCACAAGAGCGGAATTCGCCGGGTCAACGTCGAGAAAATCCTGCTGGCGGCGGAGAAAATCTTCGCCGAAAAGGGCTACGGCAGCACTGCCATGGCCGATATCGCCGAAGAAGTACAACTGCCGCGCTCCAACCTGCATTACTACTTCACCACCAAGAGCGAGCTGTACAGCGCGGTGCTGTTCGACCTGCTGGAAGTGTGGAAGCAGGACGCCCTCAGCTTCGAAACCTTCGATGACCCCCGGGTGGTGCTCAGCAGCTATATCCGCGCCAAGATGCAGCGCTCGCGCACGCGGCCCTATGGCTCCAAGGTCTGGGCCAACGAGATCATCCACGGCGCGCCGACACTCGGTGAGGCCCTGGATGAAAGCCTGTACGACTGGGCCAAGATGAAGGAAGCGAAAATTCGCCAGTGGGTGGAAGACAAACGCATCCTGCCGGTGGAGCCGTCGAGCCTGCTGTACATGATCTGGGCGTCGACCCAGCACTATGCCGACTTTGATCACCAGGTGAAGATTTTGAATGATCACCAGCCGTTGTCGGATATGCAGTTCGAGAAGGCGATCCAGACGGTGACCAGTGTGATTTTGCGCGGGATTGGGTTGGAGCCTTGA
- the copC gene encoding copper homeostasis periplasmic binding protein CopC: MLIKKTLTTVALLASLLGASAAFAHAHLKSSTPAADSSVTAPKDLRLTFSEGVEATFTKVSLSKDGTEIAIKGLETPDADKKTLVVTPAAPLAAGTYKVVWNAVSVDTHKSNGEYSFKVGQ; the protein is encoded by the coding sequence ATGTTGATCAAGAAAACCCTGACCACTGTCGCCCTGCTCGCCTCCCTGCTGGGTGCCTCCGCAGCATTTGCCCATGCTCATCTCAAAAGCTCCACGCCTGCGGCAGACAGCAGCGTCACCGCGCCCAAAGACCTGCGCCTGACCTTCAGCGAAGGCGTCGAAGCCACCTTCACCAAGGTGTCCCTGAGCAAGGATGGCACCGAAATCGCCATCAAAGGCCTGGAAACCCCGGACGCCGACAAGAAAACCCTGGTGGTGACACCGGCCGCCCCACTTGCGGCGGGCACCTACAAGGTGGTGTGGAATGCGGTGTCGGTCGACACCCACAAGAGCAACGGTGAGTACAGCTTCAAGGTCGGCCAATAA
- the copD gene encoding copper homeostasis membrane protein CopD produces the protein MATLLVLCRFVHFIVVLLMFGARVFRPWLLGAEPQPVLDRQLLRITHGLAWTALASGVIWLLLITASMAGSWPAALELSTVQLVLGKTFFGQVWTWHLIVNGLLVIALMTPWKAPRLPLLTLLLMTLAPVGHGAMLDGLSGQLLILNQVMHLICVGAWLGGLLLLVLILRQSHRVELAPVLRRFSGVGYGLVTGLLVTGLINVRVLTGQLWPTPLFSGFALILLIKVMLVLGMLALALLNRLRLDSGEQRLGSLKASVMLEWLLGVCAVAVVSLLGTLPPMVLTG, from the coding sequence ATGGCAACGCTGCTGGTGCTGTGCCGGTTCGTGCATTTCATCGTCGTGCTGTTGATGTTCGGGGCCCGTGTATTCAGGCCCTGGCTCCTCGGCGCTGAACCGCAGCCGGTGCTGGACCGGCAATTGTTGCGCATCACCCATGGGCTGGCATGGACGGCCCTCGCGTCGGGGGTGATCTGGTTACTGTTGATTACCGCCAGCATGGCCGGTTCATGGCCGGCGGCGCTGGAACTGTCGACCGTGCAGTTGGTGCTGGGCAAGACCTTTTTTGGCCAGGTGTGGACCTGGCACCTGATCGTCAATGGCTTGCTGGTCATCGCCCTGATGACCCCGTGGAAAGCCCCGCGCCTGCCATTGCTCACACTGTTGCTGATGACTCTCGCCCCGGTCGGCCATGGCGCCATGCTCGACGGGCTGAGCGGGCAGTTGTTGATCCTCAACCAGGTGATGCACCTGATATGCGTCGGCGCATGGCTGGGTGGGTTATTGCTGCTGGTATTGATCCTCAGGCAGTCACACCGTGTTGAGCTGGCGCCTGTCCTGCGTCGTTTCAGCGGCGTGGGTTATGGCCTGGTCACCGGCTTGCTGGTGACCGGCCTGATCAATGTGCGCGTACTCACCGGACAGCTGTGGCCCACGCCGTTGTTCAGTGGTTTTGCCCTGATTCTGCTGATCAAGGTGATGCTGGTGCTGGGCATGCTGGCGCTGGCATTGTTGAACCGGTTGCGCCTTGATAGCGGCGAACAGCGGTTGGGCAGCTTGAAGGCCAGCGTGATGCTGGAATGGCTGCTCGGTGTTTGTGCAGTAGCGGTCGTTTCACTCCTTGGCACTTTGCCGCCGATGGTCCTGACGGGCTGA
- a CDS encoding OprD family porin produces MSPFARNSSARLSVIGLFTLPLLAHADGFVDDAKATLNLRNAYFNRNFTNPSNPQGKAEEWTQSFILDAKSGFTQGTVGFGIDVLGLYSQKLDGGKGTGGTQLLPIHDDGRPADNFGRLGVALKTRLSKTELKVGEWMPVLPILRSDDGRSLPQTFRGGQVTSSEIAGLTLYGGQFRGNSPRNDASMEDMFMNGKAAFTSDRFNFGGGEYTFNDKRTQVGVWYAELADIYQQQYFNLTHSQPVGDWTLGANLGFFNGKEDGSALAGDLDNKTVFALLSAKYNGNTFYVGLQKLTGDSVWMRVNGTSGGTLANDSYNASYDNAKEKSWQVRHDFNFVILGVPGLTLMNRYISGSNVHTGAITDGKEWGRESELAYTVQSGALKNLNVKWRNSTMRRDFSNNEFDENRIFISYPISLL; encoded by the coding sequence GTGAGTCCATTCGCCCGCAATTCGTCCGCGCGTCTCAGTGTTATCGGCCTGTTTACCCTGCCCCTCCTCGCCCATGCCGACGGTTTCGTCGATGATGCCAAGGCCACGCTAAACCTGCGCAACGCCTACTTCAACCGCAACTTCACCAACCCGAGCAACCCCCAGGGCAAGGCCGAAGAGTGGACGCAGAGTTTTATTCTCGACGCCAAGTCCGGCTTCACCCAGGGCACCGTGGGGTTCGGCATTGATGTGCTGGGGCTGTATTCCCAGAAGCTCGATGGCGGCAAAGGCACCGGCGGTACCCAACTGTTGCCGATCCACGACGACGGCCGCCCCGCCGACAACTTCGGGCGCCTGGGCGTGGCGCTGAAAACCAGACTGTCGAAGACCGAATTGAAGGTCGGCGAATGGATGCCGGTGCTGCCGATCCTGCGCTCCGACGATGGCCGCTCGCTGCCCCAGACCTTTCGCGGCGGCCAGGTGACGTCCAGCGAAATCGCCGGCCTGACCCTCTACGGCGGCCAGTTTCGCGGCAACAGCCCGCGCAACGACGCGAGCATGGAAGACATGTTCATGAACGGCAAAGCCGCGTTCACCTCCGATCGCTTCAACTTCGGCGGCGGCGAATACACCTTCAACGACAAGCGCACCCAGGTCGGCGTGTGGTACGCCGAGCTGGCCGATATCTACCAGCAGCAGTACTTCAACCTGACCCACAGCCAGCCCGTGGGCGACTGGACCTTGGGGGCCAACCTCGGTTTCTTCAACGGCAAGGAAGACGGCAGCGCCCTGGCCGGCGACCTCGACAACAAGACCGTGTTCGCCCTGCTCTCGGCCAAGTACAACGGCAACACCTTCTACGTGGGCCTGCAAAAACTCACCGGCGACAGCGTGTGGATGCGCGTCAACGGCACCAGCGGTGGCACCCTGGCCAACGACAGCTACAACGCCAGCTACGACAACGCCAAGGAAAAATCCTGGCAGGTGCGGCATGACTTCAACTTCGTGATACTCGGCGTGCCGGGGCTGACCCTGATGAACCGCTATATCAGCGGCAGCAACGTGCACACCGGGGCGATCACCGATGGCAAGGAATGGGGGCGCGAATCGGAACTGGCCTACACCGTGCAGAGCGGTGCGTTGAAGAACCTCAACGTGAAGTGGCGCAACTCGACCATGCGTCGAGATTTCAGCAACAACGAGTTCGACGAAAACCGGATCTTTATCAGCTATCCAATCTCCCTGCTGTAG
- a CDS encoding NAD-dependent epimerase/dehydratase family protein: MTTTTPTPFNRLLLTGAAGGLGKVLRERLRPYTQVLRLSDIASMAPPVDASEEVQPCDLADKQAVHHLVEGVDAILHFGGVSVERPFEEILGANISGTFHIYEAARRHGVKRVIFASSNHVIGFYKQTETIDAHSPRRPDSYYGLSKSYGEDMASFYFDRYGIETVSIRIGSSFPEPQNRRMMHTWLSFDDLTQLLERALYTPNVGHTVVYGMSDNLDTWWDNRYAAHLGYAPKDSSEVFRAQVETQPPVAADDPAKVYQGGAFCAAGPFGD; the protein is encoded by the coding sequence ATGACCACGACCACCCCCACTCCCTTCAACCGCCTGCTGCTCACCGGTGCCGCCGGCGGCCTCGGCAAAGTCCTGCGCGAACGCCTGCGTCCCTACACCCAGGTGCTGCGCCTGTCGGACATCGCCAGCATGGCCCCGCCGGTGGATGCCTCGGAAGAAGTCCAGCCCTGCGACCTCGCCGACAAACAAGCGGTGCACCACCTGGTGGAAGGCGTCGACGCCATCCTGCACTTCGGCGGTGTATCGGTGGAGCGTCCGTTTGAAGAAATCCTCGGCGCCAATATCAGCGGTACCTTCCATATCTACGAAGCCGCACGCCGCCATGGGGTAAAACGTGTGATCTTCGCCAGTTCCAACCATGTGATCGGCTTTTACAAGCAGACCGAAACCATCGACGCCCACTCCCCACGCCGCCCCGACAGCTACTACGGCCTGTCCAAGTCCTACGGCGAAGACATGGCGAGCTTCTACTTCGACCGCTACGGCATCGAGACCGTGAGCATCCGTATCGGCTCCTCGTTCCCAGAACCGCAGAACCGCCGGATGATGCACACCTGGCTGAGCTTCGACGACCTGACCCAACTGCTCGAACGCGCGCTGTATACGCCGAACGTCGGTCACACGGTGGTCTACGGCATGTCGGATAACCTCGACACCTGGTGGGACAACCGCTACGCCGCGCACCTGGGCTACGCCCCGAAAGACAGCTCCGAAGTCTTCCGCGCCCAGGTCGAAACCCAGCCACCGGTAGCCGCCGATGACCCGGCCAAGGTCTATCAGGGTGGGGCGTTCTGCGCCGCCGGGCCGTTCGGTGACTGA
- a CDS encoding SMP-30/gluconolactonase/LRE family protein, translating to MTAELIVDARNAVGECPVWVPEENALYWVDIPNGGLQKWSAASGHVAAWKAPQMLACIARTTAGNWVAGMETGFFQLTPHNDGSLDTTPLASVEHPRPDMRLNDGRCDRQGRFWAGSMVLNMGANAAEGILYRYASGSAPHAHLDGFITLNGLAFSPDGRTMYASDSHPLVQQIWAFDYDIDTGTPSNRRVFVDMHNFLGRPDGAAVDADGCYWICANDAGLIHRFTPDGRLDRSLTVPVKKPTMCAFGGSRLDTLFVTSIRDDQSEQSVSGGVFALNPGVTGLPEPRFIL from the coding sequence ATGACTGCTGAATTGATCGTCGACGCCCGCAATGCCGTGGGCGAATGCCCGGTGTGGGTGCCCGAGGAAAACGCCCTGTACTGGGTGGATATCCCCAACGGCGGCCTGCAAAAATGGAGCGCCGCCAGCGGCCACGTTGCCGCCTGGAAAGCCCCGCAGATGCTTGCCTGCATTGCCCGCACCACGGCGGGCAACTGGGTCGCCGGGATGGAAACCGGTTTCTTCCAACTCACGCCGCACAACGACGGCAGCCTCGATACCACGCCGTTGGCCAGTGTCGAGCATCCACGCCCGGACATGCGCCTGAACGACGGCCGTTGCGACCGCCAGGGCCGTTTCTGGGCCGGCAGCATGGTGCTGAACATGGGCGCGAATGCGGCCGAAGGCATCCTCTATCGCTATGCATCGGGTTCGGCCCCCCACGCCCATCTGGACGGTTTTATCACCCTCAACGGCCTGGCCTTCAGCCCCGATGGCCGCACGATGTATGCCTCGGATTCGCACCCGCTGGTCCAGCAGATCTGGGCCTTCGACTACGACATCGACACCGGCACGCCGTCCAACCGTCGCGTGTTCGTCGACATGCACAACTTCCTCGGCCGCCCCGACGGCGCCGCCGTGGACGCCGATGGCTGCTACTGGATCTGCGCCAACGACGCCGGCCTGATCCACCGCTTCACCCCCGACGGGCGCCTGGACCGCTCCCTCACCGTACCGGTGAAAAAACCCACCATGTGCGCCTTCGGCGGCAGCCGCCTGGACACCCTGTTCGTCACCTCGATCCGTGACGACCAGAGTGAACAGTCAGTGTCCGGCGGCGTGTTCGCCCTCAACCCCGGTGTCACCGGATTGCCGGAGCCCCGCTTCATCCTTTAG
- a CDS encoding TRAP transporter substrate-binding protein, translated as MDFKRTLLAAAVFTLSSAAHALEIKFADIHPAGYPTVVAEENMGKALTKESNGELTFKYFPGGVLGSEKEVVEQAQVGAVQMTRVSLGIVGPVVPDVNVFNLPFVFRDQAHMRKVIDGEIGDEILAKITDSEFGLVALAWMDGGTRNLYTKKPVRKIEDLKGMKIRVQGNPLFIDAFNAMGANGIAMDTGEIFSALQTGVIDGAENNPPTLLEHNHFQNAKYYTLTEHLILPEPIVMSKITWNKLTPAQQVMVKNAAKAAQADERALWDAKSASSEEKLKKAGVEFITVDKKPFYDATAAVRAKYGAPYADIIARIDAVQ; from the coding sequence ATGGACTTCAAACGCACCTTGCTCGCCGCCGCAGTCTTTACCCTCAGCAGCGCCGCCCATGCACTGGAAATCAAGTTCGCCGACATCCACCCCGCCGGCTACCCCACCGTCGTCGCCGAAGAAAACATGGGCAAGGCCCTGACCAAGGAAAGTAACGGCGAACTGACCTTCAAGTACTTCCCCGGCGGCGTGCTGGGCTCCGAGAAGGAAGTGGTCGAACAGGCCCAGGTCGGCGCCGTCCAGATGACCCGCGTCAGCCTCGGTATCGTCGGGCCGGTGGTGCCGGACGTGAACGTGTTCAACCTGCCGTTCGTGTTCCGCGACCAGGCGCATATGCGCAAGGTTATCGACGGCGAGATCGGCGACGAGATTCTCGCCAAGATCACCGACTCCGAGTTCGGCCTGGTGGCCCTGGCCTGGATGGACGGCGGCACACGCAACCTCTACACCAAGAAGCCGGTGCGCAAGATCGAAGACCTCAAGGGCATGAAGATCCGCGTGCAAGGCAACCCGCTGTTCATCGACGCCTTCAACGCGATGGGCGCCAACGGCATTGCAATGGACACCGGCGAGATCTTCAGCGCCCTGCAGACCGGGGTGATCGACGGCGCGGAGAACAACCCGCCGACCCTGCTGGAACACAACCACTTCCAGAACGCCAAGTACTACACCCTCACCGAGCACCTGATCCTGCCCGAGCCCATCGTGATGTCGAAAATCACCTGGAACAAGCTCACCCCGGCGCAACAGGTCATGGTCAAAAACGCCGCCAAGGCCGCCCAGGCCGATGAGCGCGCGCTGTGGGATGCCAAGTCCGCCAGCAGTGAGGAAAAACTCAAAAAGGCCGGCGTCGAGTTCATCACCGTCGACAAAAAGCCCTTCTATGACGCCACCGCAGCGGTTCGCGCCAAGTACGGCGCGCCGTACGCCGACATCATCGCGCGCATCGACGCCGTTCAATAA
- a CDS encoding TRAP transporter small permease encodes MKNLLLRINDRIYMTCIWVAGLSVLGVALIIPWGIFARYILGTGSSWPEPTAILLMLVFTFIGAAASYRAGAHMSVAMVTDRLPPAQRRIVGILSQLLMGTICLFMAIWGTKLCVSTWNQFMSAIPTLRVGITYMPIPIGGLLTLIFVVEKLLLGDQSNRRVVRFDLVEESEGAA; translated from the coding sequence ATGAAGAATCTACTGCTGCGCATCAACGACCGCATCTACATGACCTGCATCTGGGTCGCCGGCCTCTCGGTTCTCGGCGTCGCACTGATCATCCCCTGGGGCATCTTCGCCCGCTACATCCTCGGCACCGGCTCCAGCTGGCCGGAACCCACCGCCATCCTGCTGATGCTGGTGTTCACCTTTATCGGTGCCGCCGCCAGCTACCGCGCCGGCGCGCATATGTCGGTGGCCATGGTCACGGACCGCCTGCCGCCCGCCCAGCGCCGCATCGTCGGCATCCTGTCGCAACTGCTGATGGGCACCATCTGCCTGTTCATGGCGATCTGGGGCACCAAGCTGTGCGTGTCCACCTGGAACCAGTTCATGAGCGCCATCCCGACCCTGCGCGTGGGCATCACCTATATGCCGATTCCGATTGGCGGGCTGCTGACCCTGATCTTCGTGGTGGAAAAACTCCTGCTCGGTGACCAGAGCAACCGGCGCGTGGTGCGCTTCGACCTGGTGGAAGAAAGCGAAGGGGCTGCCTGA
- a CDS encoding TRAP transporter large permease, with amino-acid sequence MDALILLGSFIALILIGMPVAYALGLSALIGAWWIDIPFQALMIQVAGGVNKFSLMAIPFFVLAGAIMAEGGMSRRLVAFAGVLVGFVRGGLSLVNIMASTFFGAISGSSVADTASVGSVLIPEMERRGYPREFATAVTVSGSVQALLTPPSHNSVLYSLAAGGTVSIASLFMAGVVPGLLMSACLMVLCLIFAKKRNYPKGEVIPLKQALKICADALWGLMAMVIILGGILSGIFTATESAAIAVLWAFFVTMFIYRDYKWSELPKLMHRTVRTISIVMILIAFAASFGYIMTLMQIPAKITTLFLTLSDNRYVILMCINAMLLLLGTVMDMAPLILILTPILLPVVLGIGVDPVHFGMIMLVNLGIGLITPPVGAVLFVGAAVGKVSIEKTVKALLPFYAVLFLVLLAVTYIPALSLWLPSVVL; translated from the coding sequence ATGGACGCATTGATTCTGCTGGGCAGCTTTATCGCCTTGATCCTGATCGGCATGCCGGTGGCCTACGCCCTGGGTTTGTCGGCGCTGATTGGCGCGTGGTGGATCGACATCCCGTTCCAGGCCCTGATGATTCAGGTGGCGGGCGGGGTGAACAAATTTTCGCTGATGGCGATTCCGTTCTTCGTGCTGGCGGGGGCGATCATGGCCGAGGGCGGCATGTCGCGGCGGCTGGTGGCGTTTGCCGGGGTGCTGGTGGGGTTTGTACGCGGCGGCCTGTCGCTGGTGAACATCATGGCCTCGACGTTCTTTGGCGCCATCTCCGGCTCGTCGGTGGCCGACACCGCCTCGGTCGGCTCGGTGCTGATCCCGGAAATGGAGCGCCGTGGCTACCCACGGGAATTTGCCACCGCCGTCACCGTCAGCGGTTCGGTGCAGGCGCTGTTGACCCCGCCCAGCCATAACTCGGTGCTCTACTCCCTGGCGGCGGGCGGCACGGTGTCCATCGCCTCGCTGTTCATGGCCGGCGTGGTGCCCGGCTTGCTGATGAGCGCGTGCCTGATGGTGCTGTGCCTGATCTTCGCGAAAAAACGCAACTACCCCAAGGGCGAAGTCATCCCCTTGAAACAGGCCCTGAAAATCTGCGCCGACGCGCTGTGGGGCCTGATGGCCATGGTGATCATCCTCGGCGGCATTCTTTCGGGCATTTTCACCGCCACCGAGTCCGCCGCGATTGCCGTGCTGTGGGCGTTCTTCGTGACCATGTTCATCTACCGCGACTACAAATGGAGCGAGCTGCCCAAGCTGATGCACCGCACGGTGCGCACCATTTCCATCGTAATGATCCTGATCGCCTTCGCGGCCAGCTTCGGCTACATCATGACCCTGATGCAGATCCCGGCAAAAATCACCACGCTGTTCCTGACCCTGTCGGACAACCGCTACGTGATCCTGATGTGCATCAACGCCATGCTGCTGTTGCTCGGCACGGTGATGGACATGGCACCGCTGATCCTGATCCTCACGCCAATCCTGCTGCCGGTGGTGCTCGGTATCGGCGTCGACCCGGTGCACTTCGGCATGATCATGCTGGTCAACCTCGGCATTGGCTTGATTACGCCGCCGGTGGGTGCGGTGCTGTTCGTGGGTGCGGCGGTGGGCAAGGTGAGTATCGAGAAGACCGTGAAAGCGCTGCTGCCGTTTTACGCCGTGCTGTTCCTGGTGCTGTTAGCGGTGACTTACATTCCGGCGCTGTCGTTGTGGCTGCCAAGCGTGGTGTTGTGA
- a CDS encoding aldose 1-epimerase, protein MIELEDHLTHLTVNPAVGGSIVNWTVRATGQPLLRHNDEQAIHTGLPGKLACYPLVPWSNRIAHGGFDNPDGWLALTPNSLTDPLPIHGSAWQQAWQVVSQSADEVVLEVLCETPFAYRAEQRIRLSDGALSIELRVTHLAETAAWHGLGLHPYFPRRPGTRLQARAAQVWMSDASKLPTGLAPVPGEWDFQALKPLPEGLVDNGFCQWDGYCRIEQPDLGYALECQASGADYFLLYCPPGLGFFCIEPVSHPVNAHHLAGRPGLKLLEHNQSVQLNFNLKYTPL, encoded by the coding sequence ATGATTGAACTTGAAGACCACCTGACCCACCTCACCGTGAATCCGGCCGTGGGCGGCAGCATCGTCAACTGGACGGTGCGCGCCACCGGGCAGCCGCTGCTGCGCCATAACGATGAGCAGGCGATCCATACCGGTTTGCCCGGCAAGCTGGCGTGCTATCCGTTGGTGCCCTGGTCCAACCGCATTGCCCACGGCGGTTTCGACAACCCCGACGGTTGGCTCGCGCTCACGCCCAACAGCCTCACCGATCCGCTGCCGATCCATGGCTCGGCCTGGCAACAGGCGTGGCAGGTGGTCAGCCAGTCGGCGGATGAAGTGGTGCTGGAGGTACTGTGCGAGACGCCGTTTGCCTATCGCGCCGAGCAGCGGATTCGCCTGAGTGACGGAGCGTTAAGTATTGAACTGCGGGTGACCCATCTGGCCGAAACAGCGGCGTGGCACGGCCTGGGCTTGCATCCGTACTTTCCGCGCCGGCCGGGTACCCGGTTGCAGGCCAGGGCCGCACAGGTGTGGATGAGTGACGCGTCCAAGCTGCCGACGGGGTTGGCGCCGGTGCCGGGCGAGTGGGACTTCCAGGCATTGAAGCCCCTGCCCGAAGGCCTGGTGGACAATGGTTTCTGCCAATGGGATGGCTATTGCCGGATCGAACAGCCGGACCTGGGCTATGCGCTGGAATGCCAGGCCAGCGGGGCCGATTACTTCCTGCTGTACTGCCCGCCGGGGCTGGGGTTCTTTTGCATCGAGCCGGTGAGCCATCCGGTGAATGCTCATCACCTGGCGGGACGGCCGGGCCTGAAACTGCTGGAACACAATCAGTCGGTCCAACTCAATTTCAACCTGAAATACACCCCCCTGTAG
- a CDS encoding HlyD family secretion protein, with amino-acid sequence MTEPTTTTTNAIAATPEGTTPPGATVTEPRSLRVRIFSSLGFAAIAIVGVLIVLYAWQLPPFSSAVETTENALVRGQVTIIGPQLSGYVFEVPVQDFQYVKAGDLLVRLDDRIYKQRLDQALAQLAVQKAALANVVQQRNSAEATIKLRQAALVDSQAQARKSTADLRRNEELISDGSVSRRELDVTRAANAQTIAAVAQAQASLEIARQDLQTVIVNRGSLEAAVASAEAAVELARIDLSNTRITAPRDGQLGQIGVRLGAYVNSGAQLMALVPKQLWVIANMKETQMDNVQVGQPVTFTVDALNHRRFHGTVQHISPATGSEFSLLQADNATGNFVKIAQRVPVRITVDPDQAESERLRPGLSVVVSIDTAGRLKNSPP; translated from the coding sequence ATGACCGAACCCACCACCACGACCACCAACGCCATCGCCGCCACCCCGGAAGGCACCACGCCGCCCGGCGCCACGGTTACCGAGCCGCGCTCATTGCGCGTGCGCATCTTCTCGTCCCTGGGCTTTGCCGCGATTGCCATCGTCGGCGTGTTGATCGTGCTGTATGCCTGGCAATTGCCGCCGTTCAGCAGCGCGGTGGAAACCACCGAGAACGCTCTGGTGCGCGGCCAGGTGACCATTATCGGCCCGCAGCTCAGCGGCTATGTGTTCGAGGTGCCGGTGCAGGACTTCCAGTACGTCAAGGCCGGCGACCTGCTGGTGCGCCTGGATGACCGTATCTACAAGCAGCGCCTCGACCAGGCCCTGGCGCAACTGGCGGTGCAGAAGGCCGCGCTGGCCAATGTGGTGCAGCAACGCAACAGTGCCGAAGCCACCATCAAGCTGCGCCAGGCCGCACTGGTGGACAGCCAGGCCCAGGCGCGCAAAAGCACCGCCGACCTGCGCCGCAACGAAGAGCTGATCAGCGACGGTTCGGTGTCCCGGCGCGAGCTGGACGTGACCCGCGCCGCCAATGCCCAGACCATCGCCGCCGTGGCCCAGGCCCAGGCCAGCCTGGAAATCGCGCGGCAGGATTTGCAGACGGTGATCGTCAATCGCGGCTCCCTGGAAGCGGCGGTGGCCAGTGCAGAGGCGGCGGTGGAGCTGGCGCGGATCGACCTGTCCAACACCCGCATTACGGCGCCCCGTGACGGGCAGTTGGGGCAGATTGGCGTGCGCCTGGGGGCCTACGTCAACTCCGGCGCGCAGTTGATGGCGCTGGTGCCGAAGCAGCTGTGGGTGATCGCCAACATGAAGGAAACCCAGATGGACAATGTGCAGGTCGGCCAGCCGGTGACTTTCACCGTGGATGCGCTCAACCACCGCAGGTTTCACGGCACGGTGCAGCATATCTCCCCAGCCACGGGCTCGGAGTTCAGCCTGTTGCAGGCGGACAACGCGACGGGCAACTTTGTGAAGATTGCCCAACGCGTGCCGGTGCGGATCACCGTGGACCCGGATCAGGCCGAGAGCGAACGGTTGCGGCCGGGGTTGTCGGTTGTCGTGAGTATCGACACGGCTGGGCGGCTGAAAAACTCTCCACCTTGA